A part of Grus americana isolate bGruAme1 chromosome 33, bGruAme1.mat, whole genome shotgun sequence genomic DNA contains:
- the WIZ gene encoding protein Wiz isoform X4 — MTVSGSVTWDTSALETRAGDGREESTLERLSGLKDSKDARCVKESAFVVEPQVVNTVQVDPEQLESDSEDLDGGKVAGETPSPCAGASVGGGREKYLKNEPKQLEGLSKEHLDKTKRGIQRVDWISRPNKSPSPHYKDISKPTDVATNLPFRGQAVREVPPPLTPTVFRKTLNPVLGKSKSLESSSSHRKGLMVDSDLDEINPLNAAEWTIQKPDLQLGADLAVGKQSWTVNAEDSVERIPLMSLEPATCSSYDIEMRPYVCSVLLEEQGKEELGPEEDPTVYTCIECSIYFKKKEHLMDHMLQHNRGPGRDQDRDALGGQCQFCCNECGWAFGDPTSLEQHKRLHQESREKIIEEIQKLNEFPDEGREARLQCPKCVFGTNSSKIFVQHAKMHVKERKDQGAKNMNLFGSASSGEIRDSPVHGIYKHFKPNEHMSLQMQVPPHSSSKGLSTCMLCSFPAPNENILKEHMKYAHSHLSWDTEVYEDDPNQPGTSRDAYSLARPGRFAETDYFGKADRLFPPPHRESTSHYEAAHGFALTHSRLDKSNGASKKDYQTSGFHARKAAPYAAPHKNLGLSGFPSAKAYSQFALQQLKKKAAAQHLEGEGDGLRSHPMGLEELRHKWMLANDAGGMEEEISISTEIDLSENRGIKPVTIPQAALDLKRTFRDTLKATDSSIASEEQQQQLRKMVPIVLLEEVNLHPKATKRPRGKPFKKKTTVPSREFVMEEPLPLDMLLLDAPLEGPLELDDLLDSDSPMLKNEERKCPYCPDRFHNGIGLANHVRGHLNRVGVSYNVRHFISAEEVKAIEQKFSFQKKKKKGIANFDPSTFSLMRCEFCGAGFDTRAGLSSHARAHLRDFGITNWELTISPINILKELLANSSEHPMLQAAMGAEPSSPSREREAHGFVPRKSMTPMSECSISRSPLSPFPPSWGDESLQSYRDVLAPEEEELVAMEVGSPPLLKKSVPAGQLDQPPTRIGTKLSPEPPGSKPEPQDSKTQNLTTCEVCGACFETRKGLSSHARSHLRQLGVAESESSGAPIDLLYELMKQKGKPDGSPMSPTLGKKSASPKDATAASPRPTLLALGKAGDRPPDGPINKAIKSPPGFSKNLSQPGSPILKKVPPALSGSPSPKNPEEKSSKLSLSPLQSSPKAQWPQADEEGPLNLTSGSEPVRDIRCEFCGEYFENRKGLSSHARSHLRQMGVTEWYVNGSPIDTLREILKRRTQPRSSASNPAGPGQKAMAKSLLGSMGSLEPRGPGEIHISALTKKVQQPGSPMGQSPTSSPPPTARKMFPGLSPPSLQKKLKQDQLRVEIKREMMAGGLHGEPHPSDRAWSPREEMSPLNLSSRADPVRDIRCEFCGEYFENRKGLSSHARSHLRQMGVTEWSVNGSPIDTLREILKKKSKPCVIKKEPHTSSIEPPKSIGEEGMDPKSPGKILQGMALPPLGGRTGKPNPGSSTLNREISLSPLTSKPQGGFLTPLSAKRPLQDDRLGPHADVKHKAYIQTELPFKTKSVHDKPAHTSSEACCELCGLYFENRKALASHARAHLRQFGVTEWCVNGSPIETLSEWIRHRPQKAGAYRSYIQGGRPFTKKFRNSSHARDHDGGGGARRMPLSLQAGGVALLSKGLTGDLAHGDAGKILDGGSGGERPMITSPLSLVKVEEHQRSNINKFERRQARPLDAPLHREEEGAEFQQKMEETRQPPPRMRPVPSLVPRPPQTSLVKFVGNIYTLKCRFCEVEFQGPLSIQEEWVRHLQRHILEMNFSKADPLRGEAPPAPEPPVIAEAQ, encoded by the exons ATGACCGTGTCCGGCAGCGTGACCTGGGACACCTCCGCCCTGGAGACAAGAGCGGGTGatgggagagaagaaagcacTTTAGAGAGACTCTCTGGCTTGAAGGACTCGAAGGACGCGCGGTGCGTAAAGGAGTCAGCGTTCGTCGTGGAGCCCCAGGTTGTAAATACTGTGCAGGTGGATCCGGAGCAACTGGAGAGCGACTCCGAGGACCTGGATGGTGGCAAGGTGGCAGGAGAGACGCCCAGCCCCTGTGCTGGGGCATCAGTTGGCGGCGGGAGAGagaaatatcttaaaaatgaaCCAAAGCAACTTGAAGGCCTCAGCAAAGAGCACTTAGATAAGACTAAGAGGGGAATCCAGAGGGTCGACTGGATTTCTAGACCCAACAAAAGCCCAAGTCCTCATTACAAAGACATAAGCAAGCCGACAGATGTAGCAACCAACTTGCCCTTTCGGGGACAGGCCGTGCGTGAAGTGCCTCCTCCGCTGACTCCGACGGTGTTCAGAAAAACGCTAAACCCTGTCCTTGGCAAGTCCAAATCCCTGGAGAGCTCCTCATCCCACAGGAAGGGGCTGATGGTTGACTCGGACTTGGATGAGATCAACCCACTCAACGCGGCCGAGTGGACAATCCAAAAGCCGGATCTTCAGCTCGGCGCGGACCTCGCCGTTGGCAAACAGTCCTGGACGGTAAATGCTGAAGACTCAGTGGAGCGGATCCCGTTGATGTCTCTGGAGCCCGCTACCTGCAGCTCCTACGATATCGAGATGAGGCCCTATGTGTGCAGCGTCTTGttggaggagcaggggaaggaggagctgggTCCGGAGGAGGACCCTACGGTGTACACCTGCATCGAGTGCAGCATTTACTTCAAGAAAAAGGAACACTTGATGGATCACATGCTTCAGCATAATCGTGGACCAGGGAGGGACCAAGACAGAGATGCTTTGGGAGGGCAGTGTCAATTCTGCTGCAACGAGTGCGGATGGGCCTTTGGAGACCCCACGTCTTTGGAGCAGCACAAAAGGCTCCACCAAGAGTCCAGGGAAAAAATTATCGAAGAGATCCAGAAGTTAAATGAGTTTCCAGACGAAGGTCGGGAAGCCCGTCTGCAGTGCCCCAAGTGCGTCTTTGGCACAAACTCCTCCAAGATCTTCGTCCAGCACGCCAAGATGCACGTCAAGGAGAGGAAGGACCAAGGGGCAAAGAACATGAATCTCTTTGGAAGCGCGAGCAGCGGAGAAATACGGGATAGTCCCGTGCACGGCATCTACAAACACTTCAAACCAAATGAACACATGTCCCTGCAGATGCAGGTACCacctcacagcagcagcaaagggctCAGCACCTGTATGCTGTGCAGCTTCCCGGCCCCCAATGAGAACATCCTCAAGGAGCACATGAAATACGCCCATTCCCACCTCTCCTGGGACACGGAGGTTTATGAGGATGATCCCAATCAACCGGGAACTAGTAGAGATGCCTACAGCCTGGCCAGGCCAGGCCGGTTTGCAGAGACGGATTATTTCGGCAAAGCAGACCGGCTTTTCCCTCCGCCTCACCGAGAAAGCACATCGCATTACGAAGCTGCCCATGGCTTTGCCCTAACTCACTCAAGACTCGACAAAAGCAACGGGGCTAGTAAAAAGGACTACCAGACATCAGGCTTTCATGCCAGGAAAGCAGCTCCGTACGCTGCCCCGCATAAAAACCTGGGATTGTCTGGTTTTCCATCTGCTAAAGCTTATTCCCAgtttgctctgcagcagctgaaaaaaaaagcagcagctcagcaccttgAAGGAGAAGGTGATGGTCTCAGGAGCCACCCGATGGGGCTGGAAGAGCTCAGGCACAAGTGGATGTTGGCCAACGACGCTGGGGGCATGGAAGAGGAGATCTCTATAAGCACAGAAATAGATCTGAGCGAGAACAGAGGCATCAAACCCGTCACCATCCCTCAAGCTGCCTTGGACCTCAAGAGGACGTTCAGAGACACCTTGAAAGCCACGGACTCTTCGATAGCTtcggaggagcagcagcagcagttgcgGAAGATGGTCCCCATCGTCCTCCTGGAGGAGGTGAACCTGCACCCCAAGGCGACGAAGCGGCCCCGGGGGAAGCCgttcaagaagaaaacaacGGTCCCTTCCCGGGAATTCGTGATGGAAGAACCCCTTCCCTTGGATATGCTCCTGTTGGATGCTCCTCTGGAGGGTCCTCTGGAGCTTGATGACCTCTTGGACTCCGACTCACCCATGCTGAAGAATGAGGAGAGGAAATGTCCCTACTGCCCAGACAGGTTTCACAACGGGATTGGGCTGGCGAACCACGTGCGGGGCCACCTCAACAGGGTGGGGGTGAGCTACAACGTCCGTCATTTCATCTCAGCAGAAGAAGTGAAAGCTATTGAGCAaaaattttccttccaaaagaagaagaaaaaaggta TTGCAAACTTCGACCCAAGTACTTTCAGCCTGATGCGATGCGAATTCTGCGGGGCCGGTTTTGACACGCGAGCGGGTCTCTCCAGCCACGCCAGAGCCCACCTGAGAGACTTTGGTATTACCAACTGGGAACTCACCATCTCACCCATTAACATCCTCAAGGAGCTGTTGGCCAACTCATCGGAGCATCCGATGCTGCAAGCAGCGATGGGAGCAGAGCCCTCGTCCCCAAGTCGAGAGAGGGAAGCTCACGGCTTCGTGCCTCGCAAGAGCATGACCCCCATGTCCGAGTGCAGCATTTCAAGGTCTCCTCTGTCCCCGTTCCCCCCGTCCTGGGGAGATGAGTCCCTGCAGTCCTACAGAGACG ttTTGGCtccagaagaggaagaactggtGGCCATGGAGGTGGGTTCACCCCCTCTCCTGAAAAAAAGTGTTCCCGCCGGGCAGCTGGATCAACCCCCCACCAGGATAGGGACCAAACTCTCTCCTGAGCCACCCGGGAGCAAACCAGAGCCTCAGGACTCCAAAA ccCAGAACCTTACGACGTGCGAAGTTTGTGGCGCCTGCTTCGAAACCCGCAAAGGCTTATCCAGCCACGCCCGTTCTCACCTACGACAGCTCGGCGTAGCCGAATCGGAGAGCAGCGGGGCTCCCATCGATTTGCTTTACGAACTGATGAAACAAAAAGGCAAACCCGACGGCAGCCCCATGTCTCCCACCCTCGGCAAAAAATCCGCTTCCCCCAAAGACGCCACCGCCGCTTCCCCTCGACCCACGCTCCTGGCGCTCGGCAAAGCCGGCGATCGCCCGCCGGACGGTCCCATTAACAAAGCCATCAAATCCCCTCCCGGTTTCTCAAAAAACCTCTCGCAACCGGGATCCCCCATCCTTAAGAAGGTGCCGCCCGCTCTTTCGGGATCCCCGTCTCCGAAAAACCCGGAGGAGAAGAGCTCCAAGCTCTCGCtgagccctctgcagagctcccCGAAAGCACAGTGGCCTCAGGCGGATGAGGAAGGACCCCTCAATTTAa CCTCGGGGTCGGAACCGGTGCGAGATATCCGCTGCGAATTTTGCGGCGAATATTTCGAAAACCGCAAAGGTTTATCGAGCCACGCTCGATCCCACCTCCGTCAAATGGGGGTGACCGAGTGGTACGTCAACGGTTCGCCCATCGATACGTTACGGGAGATCCTCAAACGGAGAACTCAACCGCGGAGCAGCGCCTCTAATCCTGCCGGTCCCGGGCAAAAAGCCATGGCCAAGAGCCTTTTGGGCAGCATGGGATCCTTGGAACCGCGCGGACCCGGAGAGATTCACATCTCCGCCCTCACCAAGAAGGTCCAGCAACCCGGCAGCCCCATGGGGCAATCTCCTACCTCGTCCCCACCTCCCACTGCCCGGAAGATGTTTCCaggcctttctcctccctccttgcaGAAGAAACTCAAACAAGATCAACTGAGGGTGGAAATCAAACGGGAGATGATGGCGGGAGGACTCCACGGAGAACCTCACCCGTCCGACCGAGCCTGGTCCCCGCGGGAGGAGATGTCACCCTTGAACCTCT CCTCCCGAGCCGACCCGGTACGAGATATCCGCTGCGAATTTTGCGGCGAATATTTCGAAAACCGCAAAGGTTTATCGAGCCACGCTCGATCCCACCTCCGTCAAATGGGGGTGACCGAGTGGTCCGTCAACGGTTCGCCCATCGATACGTTACGGGAGATCCTCAAGAAGAAATCCAAACCCTGCGTTATCAAGAAGGAACCGCACACCTCCAGCATCGAACCCCCTAAATCTATCGGGGAGGAAGGGATGGACCCCAAATCTCCCGGAAAAATCCTTCAGGGCATGGCCCTACCTCCCCTGGGCGGGCGGACGGGGAAGCCCAACCCCGGCAGTTCCACCTTGAACCGCGAGATCTCGTTGTCGCCTCTCACCAGCAAACCCCAGGGCGGTTTTTTGACGCCGTTGTCCGCCAAACGACCGTTACAGGACGATCGGTTGGGTCCTCACGCCGATGTCAAGCACAAGGCGTACATCCAGACCGAGCTGCCCTTCAAAACCAAGTCCGTGCACGACAAACCCGCGCACACGT CCAGCGAAGCCTGCTGCGAGCTGTGCGGCCTCTACTTCGAAAACCGCAAAGCCTTGGCAAGCCACGCGCGGGCGCACCTCCGGCAATTCGGCGTCACCGAATGGTGCGTTAACGGTTCGCCCATCGAGACCCTCAGCGAATGGATCCGACATCGACCCCAAAAAGCCGGCGCTTACCGTAGCTACATCCAAGGCGGACGACCCTTCACTAAAAAATTCCGTAACTCTTCCCACGCCCGGGATCacgacggcggcggcggcgctcgACGGATGCCGCTCAGCCTTCAAGCCGGCGGCGTCGCGCTTCTGAGCAAAGGATTGACGGGAGATTTGGCTCACGGCGATGCCGGAAAAATCCTGGATGGGGGAAGCGGCGGTGAGCGACCCATGATCACTTCTCCCCTCTCTTTGGTGAAGGTGGAGGAACATCAACGCTCGAACATCAACA AGTTCGAGCGGAGGCAAGCCAGACCCCTGGACGCCCCCCTCCACCGGGAAGAGGAAGGAGCCGAATTCCAACAAAAAATGGAGGAAACGCGGCAGCCGCCGCCGCGGATGAGGCCGGTGCCTTCCTTGGTCCCTCGCCCACCGCAAACCTCCTTGGTGAAGTTCGTGGGGAACATCTACACCCTCAAATGCAG GTTCTGCGAGGTGGAATTCCAAGGTCCCCTCTCCATCCAGGAGGAATGGGTCCGACATCTCCAACGACACATCCTGGAAATGAATTTTTCCAAAGCGGATCCTTTACGGGGCGAAGCTCCCCCCGCACCCGAACCCCCGGTCATCGCCGAGGCTCAGTAA
- the WIZ gene encoding protein Wiz isoform X5: MAASTSSQPKVTKAAAAPRPRDRDRGGDGEPEPEAAPEPVLAPEEEELVAMEVGSPPLLKKSVPAGQLDQPPTRIGTKLSPEPPGSKPEPQDSKTQNLTTCEVCGACFETRKGLSSHARSHLRQLGVAESESSGAPIDLLYELMKQKGKPDGSPMSPTLGKKSASPKDATAASPRPTLLALGKAGDRPPDGPINKAIKSPPGFSKNLSQPGSPILKKVPPALSGSPSPKNPEEKSSKLSLSPLQSSPKAQWPQADEEGPLNLTSGSEPVRDIRCEFCGEYFENRKGLSSHARSHLRQMGVTEWYVNGSPIDTLREILKRRTQPRSSASNPAGPGQKAMAKSLLGSMGSLEPRGPGEIHISALTKKVQQPGSPMGQSPTSSPPPTARKMFPGLSPPSLQKKLKQDQLRVEIKREMMAGGLHGEPHPSDRAWSPREEMSPLNLSSRADPVRDIRCEFCGEYFENRKGLSSHARSHLRQMGVTEWSVNGSPIDTLREILKKKSKPCVIKKEPHTSSIEPPKSIGEEGMDPKSPGKILQGMALPPLGGRTGKPNPGSSTLNREISLSPLTSKPQGGFLTPLSAKRPLQDDRLGPHADVKHKAYIQTELPFKTKSVHDKPAHTSSEACCELCGLYFENRKALASHARAHLRQFGVTEWCVNGSPIETLSEWIRHRPQKAGAYRSYIQGGRPFTKKFRNSSHARDHDGGGGARRMPLSLQAGGVALLSKGLTGDLAHGDAGKILDGGSGGERPMITSPLSLVKVEEHQRSNINKFERRQARPLDAPLHREEEGAEFQQKMEETRQPPPRMRPVPSLVPRPPQTSLVKFVGNIYTLKCRFCEVEFQGPLSIQEEWVRHLQRHILEMNFSKADPLRGEAPPAPEPPVIAEAQ; encoded by the exons ATGGCGGCCTCCACCTCCTCGCAGCCCAAAGTGACAaaagcggcggcggcgccgcgaccccgggaccgggaccggggtGGGGACGGCGAACCCGAGCCCGAGGCGGCGCCCGAGCCGG ttTTGGCtccagaagaggaagaactggtGGCCATGGAGGTGGGTTCACCCCCTCTCCTGAAAAAAAGTGTTCCCGCCGGGCAGCTGGATCAACCCCCCACCAGGATAGGGACCAAACTCTCTCCTGAGCCACCCGGGAGCAAACCAGAGCCTCAGGACTCCAAAA ccCAGAACCTTACGACGTGCGAAGTTTGTGGCGCCTGCTTCGAAACCCGCAAAGGCTTATCCAGCCACGCCCGTTCTCACCTACGACAGCTCGGCGTAGCCGAATCGGAGAGCAGCGGGGCTCCCATCGATTTGCTTTACGAACTGATGAAACAAAAAGGCAAACCCGACGGCAGCCCCATGTCTCCCACCCTCGGCAAAAAATCCGCTTCCCCCAAAGACGCCACCGCCGCTTCCCCTCGACCCACGCTCCTGGCGCTCGGCAAAGCCGGCGATCGCCCGCCGGACGGTCCCATTAACAAAGCCATCAAATCCCCTCCCGGTTTCTCAAAAAACCTCTCGCAACCGGGATCCCCCATCCTTAAGAAGGTGCCGCCCGCTCTTTCGGGATCCCCGTCTCCGAAAAACCCGGAGGAGAAGAGCTCCAAGCTCTCGCtgagccctctgcagagctcccCGAAAGCACAGTGGCCTCAGGCGGATGAGGAAGGACCCCTCAATTTAa CCTCGGGGTCGGAACCGGTGCGAGATATCCGCTGCGAATTTTGCGGCGAATATTTCGAAAACCGCAAAGGTTTATCGAGCCACGCTCGATCCCACCTCCGTCAAATGGGGGTGACCGAGTGGTACGTCAACGGTTCGCCCATCGATACGTTACGGGAGATCCTCAAACGGAGAACTCAACCGCGGAGCAGCGCCTCTAATCCTGCCGGTCCCGGGCAAAAAGCCATGGCCAAGAGCCTTTTGGGCAGCATGGGATCCTTGGAACCGCGCGGACCCGGAGAGATTCACATCTCCGCCCTCACCAAGAAGGTCCAGCAACCCGGCAGCCCCATGGGGCAATCTCCTACCTCGTCCCCACCTCCCACTGCCCGGAAGATGTTTCCaggcctttctcctccctccttgcaGAAGAAACTCAAACAAGATCAACTGAGGGTGGAAATCAAACGGGAGATGATGGCGGGAGGACTCCACGGAGAACCTCACCCGTCCGACCGAGCCTGGTCCCCGCGGGAGGAGATGTCACCCTTGAACCTCT CCTCCCGAGCCGACCCGGTACGAGATATCCGCTGCGAATTTTGCGGCGAATATTTCGAAAACCGCAAAGGTTTATCGAGCCACGCTCGATCCCACCTCCGTCAAATGGGGGTGACCGAGTGGTCCGTCAACGGTTCGCCCATCGATACGTTACGGGAGATCCTCAAGAAGAAATCCAAACCCTGCGTTATCAAGAAGGAACCGCACACCTCCAGCATCGAACCCCCTAAATCTATCGGGGAGGAAGGGATGGACCCCAAATCTCCCGGAAAAATCCTTCAGGGCATGGCCCTACCTCCCCTGGGCGGGCGGACGGGGAAGCCCAACCCCGGCAGTTCCACCTTGAACCGCGAGATCTCGTTGTCGCCTCTCACCAGCAAACCCCAGGGCGGTTTTTTGACGCCGTTGTCCGCCAAACGACCGTTACAGGACGATCGGTTGGGTCCTCACGCCGATGTCAAGCACAAGGCGTACATCCAGACCGAGCTGCCCTTCAAAACCAAGTCCGTGCACGACAAACCCGCGCACACGT CCAGCGAAGCCTGCTGCGAGCTGTGCGGCCTCTACTTCGAAAACCGCAAAGCCTTGGCAAGCCACGCGCGGGCGCACCTCCGGCAATTCGGCGTCACCGAATGGTGCGTTAACGGTTCGCCCATCGAGACCCTCAGCGAATGGATCCGACATCGACCCCAAAAAGCCGGCGCTTACCGTAGCTACATCCAAGGCGGACGACCCTTCACTAAAAAATTCCGTAACTCTTCCCACGCCCGGGATCacgacggcggcggcggcgctcgACGGATGCCGCTCAGCCTTCAAGCCGGCGGCGTCGCGCTTCTGAGCAAAGGATTGACGGGAGATTTGGCTCACGGCGATGCCGGAAAAATCCTGGATGGGGGAAGCGGCGGTGAGCGACCCATGATCACTTCTCCCCTCTCTTTGGTGAAGGTGGAGGAACATCAACGCTCGAACATCAACA AGTTCGAGCGGAGGCAAGCCAGACCCCTGGACGCCCCCCTCCACCGGGAAGAGGAAGGAGCCGAATTCCAACAAAAAATGGAGGAAACGCGGCAGCCGCCGCCGCGGATGAGGCCGGTGCCTTCCTTGGTCCCTCGCCCACCGCAAACCTCCTTGGTGAAGTTCGTGGGGAACATCTACACCCTCAAATGCAG GTTCTGCGAGGTGGAATTCCAAGGTCCCCTCTCCATCCAGGAGGAATGGGTCCGACATCTCCAACGACACATCCTGGAAATGAATTTTTCCAAAGCGGATCCTTTACGGGGCGAAGCTCCCCCCGCACCCGAACCCCCGGTCATCGCCGAGGCTCAGTAA